In Zonotrichia albicollis isolate bZonAlb1 chromosome 3, bZonAlb1.hap1, whole genome shotgun sequence, a single window of DNA contains:
- the C3H1orf198 gene encoding uncharacterized protein C1orf198 homolog — MASMAAAIAASRTAVMNGNRPLDERERKRFSYFSSLSPMARKIMAEKERIRERYGPEWERLPPRQQDEIIDKCLVEPHVQARYAAHRGTTRPPAQPASYPSLRLNTGQKVVRFGEEDITWQDEHSAPFSWETKSQMEFSVASLSIQEPGGAQLQSEQRQPAKAAPGAQVPKSSQANKAPGPEGLIAPRKEEESSFWKINAERSKFEGDKSEFQSLTPSQIKSMEKGEKPLPSFYRQESAPKEMPKAEKPSTTKAEKAAAPSTPSVSLEWEKPRPTQLPTSSLDDFFLPDPPQDLASSRTNKEDTDGTILTDPQMPGQTSTSNVILKTGFDFLDNW; from the exons ATGGCCTCCATGGCGGCGGCGATCGCCGCTTCCCGCACGGCGGTGATGAACGGGAACCGGCCGCTGGACGAGCGGGAGCGCAAGCGGTTCAGCTACTTCTCCTCGCTGAGCCCCATGGCGCGCAAGATCATGGCGGAGAAGGAGCGGATCCGCGAGCGCTACGGGCCCGAGTGGGAGCGGCTGCCGCCCCGGCAGCAGGACGAGATCATCGACAAGTGCCTGGTGGAGCCGCACGTCCAGGCCCGCTACGCCGCGCACCGCGGCACCACCCGCCCGCCCGCGCAGCCCGCCTCCTACCCCAGCCTGCGCCTCAACACCGGGCAGAAGGTGGTGCGCTTCGGAGAGGAG GATATAACTTGGCAAGATGAACACTCAGCTCCGTTCTCCTGGGAAACGAAG AGCCAGATGGAGTTCAGCGTTGCATCTCTCTCCATACAAGAGCCAGGTGGTGCccagctgcagagcgagcagaGGCAGCCTGCTAAAGCAGCGCCTGGTGCCCAGGTCCCTAAATCCTCTCAGGCCAATAAAGCCCCTGGCCCTGAGGGGTTGATAGCACCCAGGAAGGAAGAGGAGTCGTCCTTCTGGAAGATAAACGCAGAGCGCTCCAAGTTCGAAGGAGACAAGTCTGAGTTCCAGTCCCTGACCCCCAGCCAGATCAAGTCCatggagaaaggagagaagccCCTTCCCTCTTTCTACAGACAGGAGTCTGCTCCAAAGGAGATGCCCAAAGCTGAGAAGCCCAGCACAACTAAAGCAGAGAAggctgctgcccccagcacacCCTCTGTGTCTCTCGAGTGGGAGAAACCCCGACCCACTCAGCTCCCCACTAGTTCTCTAGATGACTTCTTTCTTCCTGATCCACCACAGGATCTGGCATCTTCTAGGACAAACAAGGAGGATACTGATGGTACTATACTTACAGACCCACAAATGCCTGGACAG ACTAGTACAAGCAATGTTATCTTGAAGACTGGCTTTGATTTTCTAGACAACTGGTAA